The Malaclemys terrapin pileata isolate rMalTer1 chromosome 2, rMalTer1.hap1, whole genome shotgun sequence nucleotide sequence cctAAATGTGCCTACACATTATCTGGCAGAGCAGAATTAAATTCTGGCAAACCATTCTAGATCAAAACTATTAGTCTAAAGTAGTTTGACATTATCTACATTTTGCATTAAATCAAGAGGGTATACTTCTTAGTCAACAATCTCTCATTTGGATTTCCTTTGTCTGTTTGATGTGCCCAAACAATTCTGAACTCAGGAGAGCAAAATCTGAAGGGCTGCTAAGcattcagttttatttaaaactgCAGAGAAGGTGATGTGAGATCACTCCATGCTTTGACATCAACGGGAATGGGGAAAAGATTATAAGCAAACTATACCTTTCACTCCTAAATACATCAGTCACTGCCATCAAGGTAGATTTGACATTAAATCATGATgcaggggaaacagaagcagaagaaaataaatattgtgaTTTTAATGAAATGTCAAGTGGTTATTGTATAATCCAGAGAAAGGTCCATGTTCTATATAGCCCTTGTAGCATGTGGCAATGGGTTAAAAGAATAGAAGAGAGTAAGATATTGAACTACAGCAAATGTTGATGAGTGGGCTACATGAATATTAAAATAGCTTGAGGGTAAGATGATGGGAACCAAGAGCAAATCTTCAGACTCTTTCAGGAAACTAATTATTATGGAGAATGGTGGtttgttttgaatatttttgtgtttttcaaaaataaagtaTAAGCTGGTTTATGCTTTTATTTGCCATTATATCTATATGTCTGAAAAAAAATGTGTACACTAGAAAGGTTTTATTGGCATCAATGTGGGGTGTCCATTACTTTAAGCAGCAAAGCCATAAGCGAAATATGTAGGTCATCCTAAGGGAATGTTGATAAAACTCTGAGCACATCTGACATGTATCATTGAGACAAGATAGACATGCAACTCTCTGACACCATTTTGAGTTACTTTTCAAAATAGTTGGACTTTACTATGCATTTCCTGCCTTTTAGACAGTAAGTTTTTCCCTTTGTTActgattatatatatttatatatttacagGTACCTTTTTGGGCTATCAGTTTCCTTTAAAGAGGAGCTCAGTGATTAAAGTAGATTAGTTTGTAGTGTGCTATTGTCTTGCTAACCTTCACATTCTCTTAGTTGCCAAGTTCTATATAGAACCACAAGTGACATTTTTGCAGATGTGAGTCAGGGAAAGGAGCATGCCCCTTTTCGTTCTGATTTAATGTTAGTAAACTGCATTTTATGTgtgacatttctattattcttaAATCTCCTTGgcagaaaagtaaaataaaatggaaagggAGTCTGCTTTCACCTGAGGAAGGGGATAGAAATAATCATCACACAAGTTGTAGACTTGGTAATGACGCTGGGGGTGGACATATTACCAGTCTTTCAACTTGAGTACAAATAGGCATTTTATAGGGAaacacatttatatttatttcctgAGGCATTGCTGCTTGTATAATCTACAACACTATAGCAAAGATTGAGTATATAAAATACCAATCTTGTTTCTCACATATGGAGGTTTGGTGTTAATTTCCATGTTGTCTTTACTTTGCTTTCATGGTCATTGTAATACTGAAGCATAGTTCAGCTAGTAGTGCCATAATAGGTAGTTCATTCAGTTattcttttgtattttattttaaattgcttgatTATTTTACTAAATATTTGTATCTCTTTTTTAGGTGGATCGTAGATATGGAAGGTGCTCCAGGTACATTATATGAAGGGGAGAAATTTCAGCTTCTATTTAAGTTCAGTAGTCGATATCCCTTTGATTCTCCTCAGGTAAttagtttctctctccctcctgcttaCCTCccattttttttagatttttagattaTAGCTGCATGGCATATGCTGAATAGTAACATTGTCCACGCTTCTTGTAATTTTAAGGTTCTGTCTTAGTTACATGGGTTTCAATTGTACACTCAATTGTGCAGTTGCcacctctttttaaaatgtttctgcaaTGGAGAAATATGTCCACTTGTCCTCATAGGAAGAACAGAGTAAATCTGAAATTTTTGAGTGTCACTTGAATCCTCTTGGGGATTTTTTTATGACCAATGAAAGAGCAACACAGGGGCAGTGATTCTCTGCTTTTGGAATATAGAAATAGAGTGGATGACAAACTTCTTTTTTCCTCTATTCTTGCCTCCAAACTCAGGTGCTGCTCCTTAACATCACTTTCCTTGCAGTTTCTCTGCTGCTCCTGTTAGTACTGCTGGGGAAGTACTGTAGGTAGGACCACAGCTGTGATTGTGGCAGGGAGCACAAACATAGATGTTGTGGCATGGTAGGAGAGGCTTGATAATCTAGTGATACTACATGAGTTAAGGAACAAACTTGGTTCATTTTTTCCTTGaatcagcagcaggagctgcagaggaagTGCACTATCCTGTTGGAAAGGTTGCCACGTTGATCTCTAGTGACAACAAACCAACGAAAGGAGCAATATCAGTGTTCAGCTACATTCCCCCTCCACAATCAAAGGGAAGGTTACAAAGTGTGGCTTTCAAGGGGAAGGTGCATAGGTAGACCCTCCCTCTACCCCttgaaaaaagaggaaaaacctAGAGTGAGAGAACTTTACTCTTCATGTCCTCTCAGCTGAAAGTTCTGAGTTTGTGAATTAATACTAATCGTGGTGATTTCTGTGGAGACATATTTATTGCAACTCATTCAAAAAGCCATACGAAAAGCTTAACCACAAAGATATGTTTAGGTACTGTGGTAAAAACTAGAATGCTGACTTTTCAGTCTTAGGTTTTAAGGAACAAACTGGCACCTGCACATCTGCACCCATCAGGTTTGCAGTGAAGTACTCATAGGTGATCCACAAGAGGGTAGCCACTTTCATTTGGTTCCAAGTAGGTACTCTTTGTACTCATtacccaaagtgtgtgtgtggctgtgtgcAACTTATTGTAAAACAGTAAACAGACCAATACATGTACACTGGTTAGTACAGAAAACAATTAAGTATTTAAGTAATGGATGCTTGACTGTTGAAGATAGCCAGAACTTCCTTAATAAAAATTCTGCCATATAATAAGTTCCTCTTGTATAATTTAACACCTTGATTCTAACAAAAGTGCATATATAGTGTAAAATAACAGTTTAAACTGTTATCACTTAAGCACTCAGTTGTTTTCTGTCTCAAATATATGTTGTCTCATAGTGTGCATGCATTTGCTTACTGAGTTGtgcatagattttattttttgaaaggaGAGACATTAGTTTGCAAAAGAAATATATTGCTGGATGTCTGAAAAAATAAGACCTTCAGTATTTTAGGAATACCAGTAATAGCAGTATAGAAGTTCAAAGTGAAGTGAGGAGggtggtcttgtgattaaggcattgGGCTGGAACTCAGAAGATCTGAGTTCATTTCCTGTTTCTACCACAAGGAGGTCCTAGGTGACATTGTGCAGGTTGTTTAATTTTTCTGCATcggttccccatctataaactgGTGATGAGGATGCTTCTCTACCTCATGGGATGTTGTGAGAATGTATCCATAAAATATTTGGGAAGCTCTCAGGTGGTAGGCCATAAAAATATATGGATAAAAGGGAGTTATAACATCATCTAGTGATGGGTGAATACTGTGGGAAGTTGCTGATGGTTGAGTGAGGGGATTGGATGAAGAGTTGAGTGGGTAATGCTGGCTGCTGAGGGTGCTTCTTTCCCTCCACTTCCCTTGTcctttctttgaattctgggtcaATTATATATTTGATTAGTGATAGAGGTTTCACTTACAGgcagtaattgccaggatcgcgcTTCTTTCCTCGTTTTGACCTTGGCAATGGGACTCTAATTTGATTCCTGTCTATTTCTGAATACTTTTTTTCTTGTGTTGTGTTGTCCACTTCAAAATCATCCTTCAGATATGGTATAATCTAAAATTATATATTTCATATGTGGCAGCATGCTGTGGTTTTATAAATCACAGCTTTTTGTTAGTCTAtagcaggagtcggcaacctgcggcacgcatgTCAAAGGCGGCATgtgggctgatttttagtggcatgctgctgccagccggggtcctggccgccggccccgctcagcccgctgtcGGCCTGGAttacggaaccccagaccagcagcgggctgagcaaggtcagcagctgggaccctggctggcagggaccAGCGGCTGGAACCTCAGACCGGCAGCGgaatgagccgctcagcccgctgctggtctggggttccgtaaTCCAGGtgggcagcgggctgagcggggccggcggccaggaccctggATGGCAGGGGCCGGCGGACGGAACctcagaccagcagtgggctgagcggctcagcccgctgccggtctgggattCCATCTGCTGCCCACGCTGCCGGTCTGGCATGTGAAACAttttactggcacgcaaaaccttaaattaatgaagacttggcacaccacttctcaaaggttgccaacccctggtctatagcATTAATTACCAAGCTTTTTTTCTGCTGGGACCTGAATCAGTTTCCCAAAACTTACATTTCTATTGTATTTGTCGTTGTAAGGAGACCTACTCATTTGAATCTCATGGTATTTCTAGTTGAATAATGTTGTAGGTTATGGAACCGTTATGGAACCATTGAAACACAATGTGGTGGGTAGCTAGTCCATAGTCCTTTCTCTACAGAAGAATAAGATGAGGCTTTAAGACTGAAAAATCTTTCATGAAAGCTTTGTGATGTCTTTATATCGCTATAATTTAGAGAAGCTGTCTTTGCACGTTTCTGTGCTGCACTGCTGTTTATAAATAGTGATTATATTTAATCTTTCACTTCTTCACACTGGTTCTTTCTGTCATACGTACAAGTtattttggaccagattctgccatccttatgtTAATTAGTACCTTACTTAGCAAaaagtcctgttgaaatcagtgtaaCGACAAACAGAGTAAGATACTACTTAGTGTAAGAAAAGATGGCACAATCTGGCTTTTGACTATAAGGCATTACTGTTTCCAGAAGACACAAGCACGTCTGTTtctcatttaaatgttaacaacatatgcttactgtattttattctttttttaggTCATGTTTACTGGTGACAATATTCCTGTTCATCCTCATGTTTATAGCAATGGTCATATCTGTTTATCCATTCTAACAGAAGACTGGTCCCCAGCTCTCTCGGTGCAATCGGTTTGTCTTAGCATTATTAGCATGCTTTCCAGCTGCAAAGAAAaggtatgtttgtttttttaataatgcactcagagtaaaataaatgaaagctGCAGGTTTTATACTTTTTCCAAAGTCTATATTTCTCACACTTGAATAATGTtacttttttttctaatattcaaACAAATATGCCATAAATTAAAACACTGAAACGTTTTGAATAGTGCAGATGTCGACTTGCTATAAAGATTTTGTAGGAGGAAACCATTTTCTATTTGTAAAGAACCAAATCAATTCCAGTAGGATACATTATTAGGTTCCTTTTTTTTCCTCATCCttcatttttccagttttttcTCTTAGCACAGGAGAGCCACACAGATGACCATACATTTTTGTCTCTTAAGTAAGCAGATATGGCACTTGGAGCAGATCCATTGAGGCTCAATTTTTTTACATAAGCATTTTTCAGAGTAAGATCACACTTGAAATTGGAGTTAGATTTGTTTTACAGCAATCAGTTATTGTATGATGCTGTTTTGCCAGATGGCTATTCTCACCACATCACAATTTTAGTTCTAATTATTTGcaggaaaatatatattattgGGGTACAAAATAATGCTTAtaactattttttattatttctgtgaGACTCCCTTTTCACTGTGACCACCTTGTGACTTTTTCAGAAAACTGCTCTACTCATTAGGCTATTGATAGGCCTTCACTCATGAAGTTCTGCAGCCTAACCCAAGTCTATCTGTCAATCTCACCAAGCTATGGGAGACTTCATATAGACTGGGATTCGAAACTATACTTGTGATACATTGAAGCCAAACTTCAAAAGTATTTGTTAGGCAGTGGTTTTAGTTCCATTTGCCTTTACAAATAAGAGCGATTAATTAGTTTTCTCCATCCACGCTTTCTGAAAAATTTGCAAAGTTTTTTGCTCTGTCTGGGTATCCCTGCTTAAAGTTCTTGCTAGAAAGGTACTAAAGTGACTCTCCTgatcagtgtagacagggcctagtCCTGCTTTTAACacattttacaaaatgtatggCATTTATTCTTTGAATGTAAAAGCTTATTTAAATAGATAATATACTGTAAGTGATATATTgattatttgattatttttaggttttttttctaTTGCAGAGGCGACCTCCAGATAATTCATTTTATGTAAGAACATGTAACAAAAatccaaagaaaacaaaatggtgGTATCATGGTAAGTATTTAATTTGGAGTAGGAATTTCAGAGGACTGCTAGGCTGGGTGCAAAAAATGTAACAATACAAAGTAGGATTTTAAGTAATTTTAAACACTTAAGCTTAGCGAATTTGGAACATAAAACCTTTTCCTAGGGCACCAAATAAAAGATTTTTGTAAAGGAATAAATTACATTTTAGTAGGAAAACTGATTAGGGTTTTAAATATGCAAACTTAAATGGATATTTGTAGACCAGATCAGGATGTAAAACAGAAATTTGAGAGTGGAGAAAATCAGTCAGAATAATTGGTTGATTGTAAGATCTTGCATTATGAATTTTTATGAGCAACAGATTTTGGAAATTGCTAATACAAATTAAAAGAAGCTGAAAGTAAGAGACATGAAAAAGAAAAGATCTATGATTattagtacttctaaaattgCTCGGGAACAAAATCTTAGCTATAGCAATTCTAGATGAGTACTTAAAAGGTAAAGAGGTTAGCAAAACCAGAATGCTGTAATTATTTTAGTATGATAACCCTGATCTGTTAAATACAATAGATCATGTGTTGGTAAAGTACATTTAATACTATATTCTCTGAAATAAGTGTATATGGGATATTTTAATTGAAGAATAAATATCTTGGATGATTGTCATTGCTTGGCATTGGAAGACTTGCTGCaacgaaaaaaaaaaagggcatccTGGAGCTGTTTTCCCCTGACTTTCAGAATTAATGTGAGACAAGCAGCTCTTAAAGAGTTCCTAAGATTTTTCAGGTTAAATACTCTTTTCTAGTAGAATTTGATGTAGGGTATTACTCTGTTTCCAATGAGAACTTAACAGTATCAACTGTTGATATATATTTAGGTAACTTTAATCTGTTTATCATTTGCATGTACATTACCTTATTTTCAATTGCAAAATTGAGCCAAGAGTTAAAGGATAGCAAATCCTGTCATCCACAAGACTAATGTGATGTTTCAGGAACATTTCAATAATCACGTCCCCTTTCTTCTCTTgtaacgtgttttttttttctggtcctCGGTTCCCTAACTCTAgtcagttttttttcctctgattATTTCTGGAGAAATATATAATACTTTTTTTCTGGAGGATGTGAGCACTGAAGAA carries:
- the UBE2W gene encoding ubiquitin-conjugating enzyme E2 W isoform X1 is translated as MGKGFSECVRNGGCDRDNPLPVHWVHKRLQKELLALQNDPPPGMTLNEKSVQNSITQWIVDMEGAPGTLYEGEKFQLLFKFSSRYPFDSPQVMFTGDNIPVHPHVYSNGHICLSILTEDWSPALSVQSVCLSIISMLSSCKEKVFFLLQRRPPDNSFYVRTCNKNPKKTKWWYHDDTC
- the UBE2W gene encoding ubiquitin-conjugating enzyme E2 W isoform X3, with the translated sequence MASMQKRLQKELLALQNDPPPGMTLNEKSVQNSITQWIVDMEGAPGTLYEGEKFQLLFKFSSRYPFDSPQVMFTGDNIPVHPHVYSNGHICLSILTEDWSPALSVQSVCLSIISMLSSCKEKVFFLLQRRPPDNSFYVRTCNKNPKKTKWWYHDDTC
- the UBE2W gene encoding ubiquitin-conjugating enzyme E2 W isoform X2; the protein is MGKGFSECVRNGGCDRDNPLPVHWVHKRLQKELLALQNDPPPGMTLNEKSVQNSITQWIVDMEGAPGTLYEGEKFQLLFKFSSRYPFDSPQVMFTGDNIPVHPHVYSNGHICLSILTEDWSPALSVQSVCLSIISMLSSCKEKRRPPDNSFYVRTCNKNPKKTKWWYHDDTC